Proteins encoded in a region of the Chelonoidis abingdonii isolate Lonesome George chromosome 2, CheloAbing_2.0, whole genome shotgun sequence genome:
- the LOC116835024 gene encoding gamma-glutamyl hydrolase-like isoform X2 has product MSTLPAGLVGSNRSSRDQFIVSSLDAINRPPSALLLTLVPQFGERHRQSRRGSASSPLTAVKTPQVLFPGGGVDLKTSEYSRIARIFYNKALTANDKGDYFPVWGTCLGYEELTYLTSGEILLTWTNTEDFALPLNFTTAAKDSRMFKNFPDDLLQKLATESLTAHFHHWSLSMQNFTQNAKLRNFYKVLTTNTHADVEFISTMEAHKYPIYGVQWHPEKNPFEWKNSSGIPHSASAMKVAYYVADFLVNEARKSLHHFPNEDEETKALIYNYTPVFTGIFSPFEQVYFFD; this is encoded by the exons atgtctaccctacccgccggattggtgggcagcaatcgatccagcagggatcaatttattgtgtctagtctagatgcgataaatcgacccccgagcgctctcctgttgactcttgTACCCCAGTTcggcgagaggcacaggcagagtcgacgggggagcgccAGCAGtccactcactgcagtgaagacaccaca GGTACTCTTCCCAGGAGGTGGTGTTGATCTTAAGACCTCAGAATATTCGCGGATTGCTAGGATATTTTACAACAAGGCACTAACG GCTAATGATAAAGGAGACTATTTTCCTGTATGGGGAACATGTCTGGGATATGAAGAGCTGACATACCTCACCAGTGGGGAGATTTTACTGACTTGGACTAATACTGAGGATTTTGCACTCCCATTGAACTTTACTACAG CTGCAAAAGACAGCAGGATGTTCAAGAATTTTCCAGATGACTTGTTGCAAAAACTTGCCACTGAGTCTTTGACAGCACACTTTCATCACTGGAGCCTCTCCATGCAG AATTTCACACAGAATGCGAAGCTACGCAATTTCTATAAGGTTCTGACAACTAACACCCATGCAGACGTGGAGTTTATATCAACAATGGAAG CACATAAATACCCAATTTATGGTGTCCAGTGGCATCCAGAGAAAAATCCTTTTGAATGGAAGAACTCATCAGGCATACCACATTCCGCATCAGCTATGAAAGTTGCATATTACGTAGCTGACTTCTTAGTGAATGAAG cCCGGAAGAGCCTGCACCATTTTCCTAATGAGGATGAAGAGACCAAAGCATTGATTTACAATTATACCCCTGTTTTTACTGGTATATTTTCTCCATTTGAGCAAGTCTATTTTTTTGATTGA
- the LOC116835024 gene encoding gamma-glutamyl hydrolase-like isoform X1 — protein sequence MLRYSGPRSPPGVCILLLLICANALASVVSRSRQGGSNERPIIGILAQECDFASFHRYGSSYIAASYVKFLESAGARVVPIRLNRSEEEYDKIFQSINGVLFPGGGVDLKTSEYSRIARIFYNKALTANDKGDYFPVWGTCLGYEELTYLTSGEILLTWTNTEDFALPLNFTTAAKDSRMFKNFPDDLLQKLATESLTAHFHHWSLSMQNFTQNAKLRNFYKVLTTNTHADVEFISTMEAHKYPIYGVQWHPEKNPFEWKNSSGIPHSASAMKVAYYVADFLVNEARKSLHHFPNEDEETKALIYNYTPVFTGIFSPFEQVYFFD from the exons ATGTTGCGCTACTCCGGGCCCCGCTCCCCGCCGGGAGTCtgcatcctgctgctgctcatcTGCGCCAATGCTCTGGCCTCCGTGGTGTCGCGCAGCCGCCAGGGGGGCAGCAACGAGAGACCCATCATTG GGATATTGGCACAGGAGTGTGACTTTGCAAGTTTCCATAGATATGGAAGTTCCTACATTGCTGCTTCGTATGTGAAGTTCCTAGAATCTGCTGGTGCACGAGTTGTGCCAATAAG ACTAAATCGTTCAGAAGAAGAGTATGATAAGATTTTCCAGTCTATTAATGG GGTACTCTTCCCAGGAGGTGGTGTTGATCTTAAGACCTCAGAATATTCGCGGATTGCTAGGATATTTTACAACAAGGCACTAACG GCTAATGATAAAGGAGACTATTTTCCTGTATGGGGAACATGTCTGGGATATGAAGAGCTGACATACCTCACCAGTGGGGAGATTTTACTGACTTGGACTAATACTGAGGATTTTGCACTCCCATTGAACTTTACTACAG CTGCAAAAGACAGCAGGATGTTCAAGAATTTTCCAGATGACTTGTTGCAAAAACTTGCCACTGAGTCTTTGACAGCACACTTTCATCACTGGAGCCTCTCCATGCAG AATTTCACACAGAATGCGAAGCTACGCAATTTCTATAAGGTTCTGACAACTAACACCCATGCAGACGTGGAGTTTATATCAACAATGGAAG CACATAAATACCCAATTTATGGTGTCCAGTGGCATCCAGAGAAAAATCCTTTTGAATGGAAGAACTCATCAGGCATACCACATTCCGCATCAGCTATGAAAGTTGCATATTACGTAGCTGACTTCTTAGTGAATGAAG cCCGGAAGAGCCTGCACCATTTTCCTAATGAGGATGAAGAGACCAAAGCATTGATTTACAATTATACCCCTGTTTTTACTGGTATATTTTCTCCATTTGAGCAAGTCTATTTTTTTGATTGA